The nucleotide sequence TACCTCATCCAAGCCGGGCAGGTTCTGATGAAGATAGGCCAAGTTGTCGAGGTCGAGGTCGTGGCCCGCGTTGATACCGAGGCCTAGTTGCTGAGCTAAAGTGGCGGCAGTACGGTAGGGAAGAATGGCTGCCTCCCGGTCGTGGTGGTAGCCACGCGCATAGTCTTCGGTGTACAACTCAATTCGGTCGGTGCCAGTCCCAACAGCGGCTTTCACCATCTCCAGGTTTGGATCGAGGAAAATGCTAACTCGGCAGCCCAGCGCTTTCAATTCCTGCACAACACCCATCAAATAAATCTGATGCTCTACCGTGTTCCACCCAGCGTTAGACGTTATGGCATCCGGTGCATCGGGCACTAGGGTTACCTGCTCCGGGCGCACTTCGTGCACCAAATTCAGAAAGTCGGGCGTGGGGTTACCTTCTATGTTTAGCTCCGTAGTAACCAGGGCTTTCAAGTCGCGCACATCCTGGTAGCGGATATGCCGCTCGTCGGGCCGGGGGTGAACTGTAATGCCTTGAGCGCCAAACCGCTCACAGTCGCGCGCTACCTCAAGTAGGTTAGGACGGTTGTGGCCGCGGGCGTTCCGCAGAGTAGCTATTTTATTTATGTTTACGCTAAGCTTGGTCATCTTTGGAGTGGTTCGTCTTGGCTGTTCCCGGTAAGGAGTCAAAGATACAACTCCGAACTATGCTCCCTGTTTTCTTCGCTGCGCCCATGGCTCCCTCTGTATCTGCCCGCTTTCGCCCCGTTCTGCTGTTCAGTAGTCTAGCTGTGCTGGTGCTGGGCGTCGAGTATTTCATTATTCAGCAACCCGATTTTCTGGTTCGCCCGACGCTGTCGGCGGCCGTAACCTTCGATTTGCTGGTATGGCCACCCGTGCTGTTTTACATTTTTATTGTGCGCCGCTATCAGTTGCCCATTACAGCGATAGGGGTAGTTTTTGCCGCTATGCTTGCGCTGAGCTACTACCTAATTCCAGTGGCGCAACAAGAGTACCTGCGCGGTGCTAGGCAGGTG is from Hymenobacter tibetensis and encodes:
- a CDS encoding pyridoxine 5'-phosphate synthase yields the protein MTKLSVNINKIATLRNARGHNRPNLLEVARDCERFGAQGITVHPRPDERHIRYQDVRDLKALVTTELNIEGNPTPDFLNLVHEVRPEQVTLVPDAPDAITSNAGWNTVEHQIYLMGVVQELKALGCRVSIFLDPNLEMVKAAVGTGTDRIELYTEDYARGYHHDREAAILPYRTAATLAQQLGLGINAGHDLDLDNLAYLHQNLPGLDEVSIGHALVCDALYLGLENTIQLYRRQLASDN